In a single window of the Leptospira sanjuanensis genome:
- a CDS encoding SRPBCC family protein translates to MKTTFETKHVSISVGVSWKTAYEFLSEPKNFPEWASGLCKSIRPGPNEEWIIEAPQGTLKAIFTPKNPYGILDHTVILNETDRIANPLRILPNGEGSEILFTLFKTPNMTQEKFEEDAAWVKKDLNELKALLERKY, encoded by the coding sequence ATGAAAACGACCTTCGAAACAAAACATGTCAGCATTTCCGTCGGAGTGTCTTGGAAAACCGCGTATGAATTCTTATCCGAACCTAAAAATTTTCCCGAGTGGGCATCCGGACTTTGCAAATCCATCCGACCCGGTCCGAATGAAGAATGGATCATCGAAGCCCCGCAAGGAACTTTAAAAGCCATCTTTACACCCAAGAATCCTTACGGAATCTTGGATCACACCGTAATCTTGAACGAAACCGATCGGATCGCAAACCCGCTTAGAATTCTTCCCAACGGAGAAGGATCCGAAATCCTATTCACATTGTTTAAAACGCCGAACATGACGCAGGAAAAATTCGAGGAAGATGCGGCTTGGGTGAAAAAAGACCTGAACGAACTGAAGGCTCTTTTAGAAAGAAAATATTGA
- a CDS encoding ABC transporter ATP-binding protein produces the protein MKIDSLLSIEEVSYKPTGKTILDRVSFSIEENEHCVLLGRNGAGKSTLVNLIYGMIWATSGTIRLFHETYGETAIQDLRKRIGILDASQQENSLQRKLTLLDVVLTGLFHTIGYYRDPSPEEESKALRILEESNLISKKDQFYGTLSSGEKKKALFLRSLVSEPDLLILDEPCSSLDLTAREDFIGFLKEYHSKRKFTSLYITHRPEEIPEFYSKAVLLKEGKVVHTGPIEECFTEKNLNELYDLSLQVNRINGTWSVIAKRT, from the coding sequence TTGAAAATCGATTCCTTATTATCCATAGAGGAAGTCAGTTACAAACCCACCGGAAAAACGATCCTGGATCGGGTCAGTTTTTCGATCGAAGAAAACGAACACTGCGTTCTTCTCGGAAGAAACGGAGCCGGAAAAAGCACGCTGGTCAATCTGATCTACGGGATGATTTGGGCGACTTCCGGAACGATCCGATTGTTTCACGAAACCTACGGAGAAACTGCGATCCAAGACCTTCGCAAACGGATCGGAATCTTGGACGCTTCCCAACAGGAGAATTCCCTCCAACGAAAACTTACCTTATTGGATGTCGTATTAACGGGACTTTTCCATACGATCGGATACTATCGCGACCCGAGTCCCGAGGAAGAATCCAAAGCCCTTCGTATATTAGAAGAATCGAATTTAATTTCCAAGAAAGACCAGTTTTACGGGACGCTTTCCTCCGGAGAAAAGAAGAAGGCTCTGTTTCTACGGAGCCTTGTAAGCGAACCGGATCTCTTGATTTTAGACGAACCCTGCTCTTCCCTGGATCTTACGGCTCGAGAGGATTTTATAGGATTTTTGAAGGAATACCATTCCAAAAGAAAGTTCACTTCTCTTTATATCACCCATCGGCCCGAAGAGATTCCCGAGTTTTATTCGAAGGCGGTTTTGCTCAAAGAAGGCAAGGTCGTTCACACTGGCCCGATCGAAGAATGTTTTACGGAAAAGAATCTGAACGAACTCTACGATCTTTCCCTGCAAGTAAATCGTATCAACGGGACTTGGTCCGTCATCGCAAAACGAACTTGA
- a CDS encoding HDOD domain-containing protein has translation MLNIPELTDTLLNGKDIDIEYKFVSEEDHQQLYNLLLNILGKIDRLFLTEVISTILKEILMNANKANAKRIFFLKKNLDIHNADHYAKGMRTFQEEITHHWDDQREILLNSSFQIHLRAKMVNNSLAILVENDAALLPQELDRIKKRIESAKKYNDLSDAFMDISDSQESAGLGLVLIQLLLKNSGIGSDKFKVDTDGKLTRATLVVPQQIVPIDITTKLKERILAEIEGLPPLPNTLTRIISLCNNPDSDLGIIAHEIEKNPALSVDLLKLSNSAGFASRNKVNTIVQAVKVVGLKNVRNLLYVSGVRKIMDGRYAKLQEVWNHSNMCSFFIRHIAGRGGMTRVADIAAAGALLHDLGKFILLSLDQKLFVKLTNYQKDRDFGSSTILEEISIGISHPTLGALLAKKWDFPPDLVQMIEFHHRPFMTVGSVYHDLVELVYLANMMMDCIDKKASFFTIDETILQKYDLADKKTFEETCEKLRKLYDIARMEN, from the coding sequence ATGCTGAACATACCGGAACTAACAGACACTCTCCTAAACGGAAAAGACATCGATATCGAATACAAATTCGTATCCGAAGAAGACCATCAACAGCTCTATAATTTATTGCTTAACATACTCGGAAAGATCGACAGACTTTTTTTAACGGAAGTCATTTCCACGATTCTGAAGGAAATCCTGATGAACGCCAACAAGGCGAACGCGAAGCGGATTTTCTTTTTAAAGAAGAACCTTGACATTCACAACGCGGATCACTACGCGAAAGGGATGCGGACCTTTCAAGAGGAGATCACGCATCACTGGGACGATCAGCGGGAGATTCTTTTGAACAGTAGTTTTCAGATCCATCTCCGTGCGAAGATGGTGAACAACAGTCTCGCCATTCTCGTGGAAAACGACGCGGCGCTTTTACCGCAGGAATTGGATCGGATCAAAAAAAGAATCGAGTCCGCCAAGAAATACAACGACCTCTCCGACGCGTTCATGGATATTTCCGATTCTCAGGAAAGCGCCGGGCTCGGACTCGTATTGATTCAACTTCTCTTGAAAAACTCAGGGATCGGTTCGGACAAGTTCAAAGTGGATACGGACGGAAAACTGACGCGGGCCACACTCGTAGTTCCCCAGCAGATCGTTCCGATCGACATCACCACCAAACTGAAGGAGCGGATCCTCGCCGAAATCGAAGGACTTCCCCCGCTTCCCAATACTCTTACTCGAATCATCTCTTTGTGCAACAATCCCGATTCCGACCTGGGAATCATCGCGCATGAAATCGAAAAGAATCCCGCTCTCAGCGTCGACTTGTTGAAACTTTCCAACTCGGCGGGTTTTGCGAGTAGAAACAAGGTCAACACGATCGTGCAGGCCGTAAAGGTAGTCGGCTTAAAGAACGTGCGCAACCTTCTCTACGTTTCGGGCGTCCGCAAGATCATGGATGGACGTTATGCGAAACTGCAAGAAGTTTGGAACCATTCGAATATGTGCAGTTTTTTCATCCGTCATATCGCCGGCAGAGGCGGAATGACTCGGGTTGCCGATATCGCCGCAGCCGGCGCGTTACTGCACGACTTAGGGAAATTCATCCTTCTTTCCTTGGATCAAAAACTTTTCGTCAAACTCACGAACTACCAAAAGGACCGCGATTTCGGAAGTTCCACGATTCTCGAGGAAATCTCCATCGGAATCTCCCACCCTACGTTAGGCGCCCTTCTTGCAAAAAAATGGGATTTCCCTCCCGACCTCGTTCAGATGATAGAATTCCATCACAGACCGTTTATGACGGTGGGAAGCGTCTATCACGACTTAGTCGAACTGGTTTATCTCGCCAATATGATGATGGATTGTATCGACAAGAAGGCCTCGTTTTTCACGATAGACGAAACCATACTTCAAAAATACGATCTCGCGGATAAAAAGACGTTCGAAGAAACCTGCGAGAAACTCAGGAAGTTGTATGACATCGCGCGAATGGAGAACTAA
- a CDS encoding LIC12077 family protein: MVVAKETETEIERQLRYFLEEKLEGILDEARKVKKRRQEVLHGKLTSKPDSEIPPTGDVAEERQLKLWE; encoded by the coding sequence ATGGTTGTGGCTAAAGAAACCGAAACTGAAATCGAGCGGCAACTGCGGTATTTTCTGGAAGAGAAGTTGGAAGGAATTCTGGATGAGGCCCGGAAGGTAAAAAAAAGGCGTCAGGAGGTCTTACACGGCAAATTGACTTCCAAACCCGATTCGGAAATCCCTCCAACCGGGGATGTTGCAGAAGAGAGACAGTTGAAGCTTTGGGAATAG
- the panD gene encoding aspartate 1-decarboxylase, with protein MKGKIHRATVTDADLNYEGSLTVDMDLVDAAGMRVYEKVSVVNVNNGARFETYIIEGKRGSGEICLNGAAARLGMKGDKVIIITYAQVEEKELPADYSPKVVHVDENNRKR; from the coding sequence ATGAAAGGTAAAATCCACCGGGCTACGGTCACGGACGCGGATCTAAACTACGAAGGCAGTCTGACCGTAGATATGGATCTCGTAGACGCGGCAGGAATGCGCGTATATGAGAAAGTTTCCGTAGTGAACGTAAACAACGGCGCCCGTTTCGAAACCTACATCATCGAGGGAAAACGCGGTTCCGGAGAAATCTGTTTGAACGGAGCGGCCGCAAGACTCGGGATGAAAGGCGACAAAGTCATCATCATCACTTATGCCCAAGTGGAAGAAAAAGAACTTCCCGCCGACTACTCTCCGAAAGTAGTTCACGTTGACGAAAATAACCGAAAACGGTAA
- a CDS encoding SocA family protein: MEKLLEVISFILQKSPNGRDRLSLSKLIYFADGVYFQKNAKLITNQTYIHLEDSPCALDFQAALLHLRKNGLIDIKPRLTEKGISGFQIVWTGEPGEEAVDLNRQEKRIIRKVLENFKNAVYDENRVYPNLYENYIISPLFAEIPFNKDTLNTKIHFFKRKTLLNISGKIFKVLFSE; the protein is encoded by the coding sequence ATGGAAAAACTCTTAGAAGTCATCTCTTTTATCCTACAGAAATCTCCGAACGGCAGAGACCGCCTCTCCCTTTCCAAACTGATCTACTTTGCGGACGGAGTCTACTTTCAGAAGAACGCGAAGCTTATCACGAACCAGACCTATATCCACTTGGAGGATTCTCCCTGTGCTTTGGATTTTCAGGCAGCGTTGCTTCATTTGAGAAAAAACGGTCTAATAGATATCAAACCCCGGCTGACGGAAAAAGGAATCTCCGGATTTCAAATCGTCTGGACGGGTGAACCCGGAGAGGAAGCGGTCGACCTCAATCGACAGGAAAAGAGAATCATCCGTAAGGTATTGGAAAACTTCAAAAATGCGGTTTATGATGAGAATCGAGTATATCCAAATCTCTACGAAAACTACATCATTTCGCCGCTTTTTGCGGAAATTCCCTTCAACAAGGATACACTCAATACCAAAATTCACTTTTTCAAGAGGAAAACGCTTTTAAATATCTCCGGTAAAATTTTTAAGGTACTATTTAGCGAATAG